DNA sequence from the Spirochaetota bacterium genome:
AATTAAGGATATCACAATTATCCTCGCTTGACAAAATCGTATCATCTCTGTGGTTTTTCTTTACCCTAGGTGAGGCTCTGGGTTATTGACGCGCACTTGCATTTCAGGTACGATATTCGAACCGGAGGTGGGTAACATGACGATACATTATCTTTCATCGACACACTGGGACCGTGAGTGGTATCAGACATTTCAGGGCTTTCGGCATCGCCTTATCGATATGGCGGAAGGCCTTGTGATTCACCTGGAGCGCAACGCCGATTATAAGGAATTCCATTTCGACGGACAGACGATAGTGCTTGAGGATATTAATGAAATCAGGCCGGATATCACCGCCCGTATCGATGCGCTTGCGAAAAAGAAGCGCGTGCTCCTCGGTCCCTGGTACTGCATGCCCGATGAATTCCTTGTTTCCGGTGAGGCCTTGATACGCAATCTCATGACGGGTCATCGCATTGCGCGTGAGCATGGCGCGGATGTGTGGAAATTCGGCTATCTCTGCGATACGTTCGGACATATCGCGCAGATGCCGCAGATACTTGCCGGTTTCGGCATACACGCAGCGCTTGTCGGCCGCGGTACGAACGAACACACCACAAAACCCTTCTTTCTGTGGGAATCGCCTGACGGAACGCGTGCCATAACAAACAAGCTCCCGGATGCCACTGGTTATGGCGATATGCAGACGGGGGTGTTCTCGTCTAACGATGTCTGCATGGACGAGGCGCTGTTCAAGGAAAAAGCGAAGGCGCACATCGATGCGCGTATCGCACGCTCGACGATACCCTCTATCGTGCTCATGGATGGGCTCGACCATATACCGGTGCACGCACATACGATGACCTATGTGCAATGGATACGCGAACTCTATCCCGATGCCGCTGTCGTGCATGGAGGGATAGCGGCGCTCATTGACGGTGTTGCGCGCATGGAGAGCAAGCTTGATACGAAGAAAGGCGAGCTGATTGAACCGGCTCGTGATGTGGGCGGCTATGACTATCTCATAACGAACACGCTTTCGTCATATTATCCGCTTAAGAAAGCGAATGATGAGATACAGGCACGGCTGGAACGGGTGACATCGATGCTCATGGCGCACAACGCCGCCGTCGGTGACACGAAGCTTCGCCCCTATTACGAATTGGCATGGAAATCCGTGCTGCAAAACCATCCGCATGATTCGATATGCGGCTGTTCCATCGACCGTGTTCATGAGGACATGCGATATCGCTTCGCGCAGGCGAACGACCTTGCCGGCATTGTAGAAGATGATCTCAGGAAACGGGACATCGAATTCGTATCGGGGGAGAAGGCGACGGAGGAATTCTTTCGCGCGGGGAAAACGCATCCGAACGGTGAGCTTCTCTTCCGTGTTTTCAATCCGCTTCCTGTCGAACAGGGCGATGTGTTCTCATTCACCATCGATATGCCGACTTCGTTCTCAAAACGTTTCGCCGAACCGTTCGGGTATCAATCGAAGAACGCATTTACCATCGAGGATGAGGACGGGAAGATCCTGCCGTATCGCATCACGGATATCGTGCGCAATCGTCTCTCACGTGTTCATAATCAATTCACGAAACGTTCCGATGCATGTACGGTAACGCTTATGGCGACACTGCGTGCGAGCGGATGGACGTCATTCATCGTAAAGCCGTCCGCTGTCCCGGTGCGAGACATGCGAACGCTCATGACGGGGCCGTATTCGGCGGAGAACGAATATCTATCGCTTGCCGTTGGGCGTGACGGCACACTTGTCGTGCGCGATAAAAAGAATGGACGTGCATATTCCGGACTCCCGGTATTCGCTTCCGACAGCGAGATAGGCGATGGCTGGTTTCATGCATCGGCCGTCGGCGGGGCGACAGCATATGACGGTGCCGCAGAAGTGTCGGTGATAGAGAACTCATCGCGGGTGACGTTTCGTATCATAAGGAAGCTCATCGTCCC
Encoded proteins:
- a CDS encoding glycosyl hydrolase-related protein gives rise to the protein MTIHYLSSTHWDREWYQTFQGFRHRLIDMAEGLVIHLERNADYKEFHFDGQTIVLEDINEIRPDITARIDALAKKKRVLLGPWYCMPDEFLVSGEALIRNLMTGHRIAREHGADVWKFGYLCDTFGHIAQMPQILAGFGIHAALVGRGTNEHTTKPFFLWESPDGTRAITNKLPDATGYGDMQTGVFSSNDVCMDEALFKEKAKAHIDARIARSTIPSIVLMDGLDHIPVHAHTMTYVQWIRELYPDAAVVHGGIAALIDGVARMESKLDTKKGELIEPARDVGGYDYLITNTLSSYYPLKKANDEIQARLERVTSMLMAHNAAVGDTKLRPYYELAWKSVLQNHPHDSICGCSIDRVHEDMRYRFAQANDLAGIVEDDLRKRDIEFVSGEKATEEFFRAGKTHPNGELLFRVFNPLPVEQGDVFSFTIDMPTSFSKRFAEPFGYQSKNAFTIEDEDGKILPYRITDIVRNRLSRVHNQFTKRSDACTVTLMATLRASGWTSFIVKPSAVPVRDMRTLMTGPYSAENEYLSLAVGRDGTLVVRDKKNGRAYSGLPVFASDSEIGDGWFHASAVGGATAYDGAAEVSVIENSSRVTFRIIRKLIVPQRMRAEGSIHQEYAGIHASEEKVVVPITVDISLDSGSRLLRMKVIVENTACDHRLRMLLPTGMRGDYFAYQAFCFIERPAGRMFGDTSSWKEMEPIEKNCSNIAGKRDANGGIVFFAKAGIHEVAAFDDAAGTMAFTLLRSFRRTVMQNGEPNGELPGEHVFETALYFSEAGESYGSIYRRYLSFATPLIAHTLPAPEGKPLDRSFISIESEDVVVSTVKHAEDGSQGNTRAIVVRLVNLSDIASPAELKFQGRVANACLAMLDEAVTDGRPAVRGDTVALSVAPWKIVTLRAVVER